From a region of the Verrucomicrobiota bacterium genome:
- a CDS encoding NUDIX domain-containing protein, protein MALPYKIASLLYCFNERDEVLLLERAQEPNRGFWSPCGGKLHTDTGESPYACACREAQEELGLMIQPRDLHLTGLVSEHGYEGQAHWLMFLFEVKRRLTTLPPPIREGRFEFFPAGELGNVNLPQTDREQIWPLFWRHRGGFFAGHSHCHPDGRDEWTLEQSSVAADVSRR, encoded by the coding sequence ATGGCGCTGCCGTACAAAATTGCCTCATTGCTTTATTGTTTCAATGAGCGGGATGAAGTGTTGCTGTTGGAGCGCGCACAGGAACCTAATCGCGGCTTTTGGAGTCCTTGTGGCGGAAAACTTCACACCGACACCGGCGAATCGCCTTACGCCTGCGCCTGTCGCGAAGCGCAGGAAGAACTGGGTCTGATGATTCAGCCACGAGATTTGCATCTCACGGGTCTTGTAAGCGAGCACGGTTACGAAGGTCAGGCTCACTGGCTGATGTTTTTGTTCGAGGTCAAGCGACGACTGACAACTTTGCCGCCGCCAATTCGGGAAGGCAGATTTGAATTCTTTCCTGCCGGTGAACTGGGCAACGTGAATCTGCCGCAAACGGATCGCGAACAAATCTGGCCGTTGTTCTGGCGGCATCGTGGCGGTTTCTTTGCCGGGCATTCCCATTGCCATCCCGACGGGCGCGATGAATGGACGCTGGAACAATCCAGCGTGGCCGCCGATGTCAGTCGGCGATGA